The region TGTGCCAGTCGAAGGGCGGGAGACTTTGAGTATAACTTTGGAAGATAGTGCTGCTGCTTTGGATGAAGTTGTGGTAGTAGGTTACGGTACGCAAAGCCGCCGCGATGTCACAGCTGCAATAGCTTCGGTTCCAATGGACGAAATTAAAGATATGCCAGTGTCTAATGTGGCTATCGGTATCCAGGGAAAAGTTCCTGGTGTGCAAATTCAACAAACTAGTGGTGCTCCTGGCAGTACACCCTCAATAAAAGTACGGGGATTCGGTTCTATAAGTGCAGGGAGCGATCCTTTAATTGTGGTTGATGGTAATATGGTAAGTGCTCAGGTTTTTAATTTAATAAACCCGAATGAAATAGAAAGCATTGATATTCTAAAAGATGCTTCATCTACGGCTATTTACGGATCTCGTGGGTCAAATGGTGTTGTAATGGTCACAACTTCACGTGGTAAGGCAGGGCGTCATGTTGTAACTCTTGATATGTATACGGGGTTTCAGGAGATCTCTAATCAGGTGGATATGTTAAACTCAGAGCAGTTCGCCGAATTTTCAAGAGAAGCTGCTAACAATGCTTACTTAGATAATGTTCCAGGGGCTACCCCTTCTGATCCAAATGATGTTCGTCCTGGTGATTACCTGCGTTATCGATATCCTAGGGGTGAAAATTTTGAATGGCTTAATTTTGATGATCCTTCTAACCTGCCTTATCATGATTATCAAGATTTGATATTTCAAAGAGCTTCAATGAATAATTACCAATTATCGGCTTCCGGTGGAACTGATAAAGTTCAGTATGCAGTAAGTGGTGGATATTTAGGTCAAAATGGTATCATCAAAAGATCAAATCTTGATAGGTATACTTTGCGTGCCAACGTTGATATAAATATTACACCTAGACTAAGGATGGGAATAAACATAAACCCTTCACATAGTATAAGGCAGGATGTAAATGCCAGCGGCCATTGGGCTAGTAACGGCATTATCAATTCTGCTTTAGCTGCTGTACCAATGGCACCTATTTATTCTGAGGATGGGGCAGCCTATTCTTCTCAGGCCGCCATATCAGCTCCTTATGGATGGCCTGGTGTGCCTAATCCTATAGCCAATATTACTGAAGTTGACAACCAGTATTCATATACTAATTTATTGACTAACGCTTATGCAGAATATCAAATTTTTGATGATCTAGAATACAGAGTTTCTGGTAATGTTAATTTGAACAACACCAGACGAGACATCTATCAGACTTCAAAGTTACCACTTAACCAGCTTTTGCCTCCTAATCAAGCCACAGCTTCAACATCATCAGAGCAAGGAATAAACTGGGTATTTAATCAAACGTTAAATTACAACAAGAACATCAATGAAATGCATGATTTGGATGTCTTAATCGGTATGGAAACATACAAACTTCAGTATAAGAATAGTTTAGCTTCCGGTACTACCTTTGCGAGTGATATTGTCCCGACCTTGAATGCTGCAGGTCAACCTACTTCTGTTTCTTCTTCAGAAGCAGAGACTTCTACTCTTTCTTATTTTGGAAGGGTGAGTTATGATTATGATGACAGGTATTTATTGAATGCTTCTATACGTTTGGATGGTTCGTCAGTTTTTGGTCCGGAAAATCGGTGGGGAACATTCCCTGCAGGTTCAGTAGGATGGAGATTGTCAGAAGAACCTTTTATGGAAAGCTTTACCTTTTTATCGGAAACGAAATTACGGGCAAGTTATGGTCTATCTGGTAACAATGCTTTTGATACCTACTATCCCTATATTGCTTCTATTGGTGAAGATAATTATAGTTTTAATGGTAATTTAGTGACTGGGCTTGGTCCGAGTTCTTTGGGGAATGCCGAATTAGGTTGGGAGAAAAGTCGCCAATTAGATGTAGGAATTGATTTGGGATTGTTTGATCAGCGTATATATTTCAGTGTCGATTATTATAATCGTACTACTACAGATCTTTTGTTAGCTGTAAACGTTCCGACAATTACGGGTTTTAGTACCGCATTTACGAACATTGGAGAAATGGAGAACAAAGGATGGGAATTTGCTTTAAATACTGACAATCTTACTGGCCAATTGTTGTGGGAAACAAATTTGAATTTATCTTTCAACCGAAACGAAGTTTTGGAATTAGGACCTAACGGTGACCCTATAAGAAGTGGTAGTGGTATCGGTCAAACAAATATCACACAGATTGGTTCTCCCATCGGTAACTTTTATGGTTTTAAACAACTAGGTGTTTTTCAGGATGAAGCAGATCTGCAAAGCTATCCTCATTACGCCACAGCTAGACCAGGTGATGTGAAATACGAAGATGTAAATGGAGATGGGGAAATTACAGCCGATGATCGAACTATCATCGGTAATAATCAACCCGATTTTGTTTATGGTGTAACAAATACCTTCGCATATAGTGGATTTGATTTAAGTGTTTCTTTGTATGGGCAGCAAGGAGGTGAAGTTCTTAATTTAAGCAGACGTTTCATTGAGCAACTGGAGGGAAATCAGAATCAGCTTACCACTGTTTTGAACAGATGGCGTTCACCAGAAGATTTAGGAGATGGCGTT is a window of Salegentibacter salegens DNA encoding:
- a CDS encoding SusC/RagA family TonB-linked outer membrane protein; amino-acid sequence: MKLELKNVFNLKVFIVKGFLMFAVILVFCFPLNSLYASGSMANLNEFIISKNFQEVTVSGVVVDKDGVPLPGANVSEKGTSNGTQTDFDGKFSLIVSGENAILSISFMGFVTTDVPVEGRETLSITLEDSAAALDEVVVVGYGTQSRRDVTAAIASVPMDEIKDMPVSNVAIGIQGKVPGVQIQQTSGAPGSTPSIKVRGFGSISAGSDPLIVVDGNMVSAQVFNLINPNEIESIDILKDASSTAIYGSRGSNGVVMVTTSRGKAGRHVVTLDMYTGFQEISNQVDMLNSEQFAEFSREAANNAYLDNVPGATPSDPNDVRPGDYLRYRYPRGENFEWLNFDDPSNLPYHDYQDLIFQRASMNNYQLSASGGTDKVQYAVSGGYLGQNGIIKRSNLDRYTLRANVDINITPRLRMGININPSHSIRQDVNASGHWASNGIINSALAAVPMAPIYSEDGAAYSSQAAISAPYGWPGVPNPIANITEVDNQYSYTNLLTNAYAEYQIFDDLEYRVSGNVNLNNTRRDIYQTSKLPLNQLLPPNQATASTSSEQGINWVFNQTLNYNKNINEMHDLDVLIGMETYKLQYKNSLASGTTFASDIVPTLNAAGQPTSVSSSEAETSTLSYFGRVSYDYDDRYLLNASIRLDGSSVFGPENRWGTFPAGSVGWRLSEEPFMESFTFLSETKLRASYGLSGNNAFDTYYPYIASIGEDNYSFNGNLVTGLGPSSLGNAELGWEKSRQLDVGIDLGLFDQRIYFSVDYYNRTTTDLLLAVNVPTITGFSTAFTNIGEMENKGWEFALNTDNLTGQLLWETNLNLSFNRNEVLELGPNGDPIRSGSGIGQTNITQIGSPIGNFYGFKQLGVFQDEADLQSYPHYATARPGDVKYEDVNGDGEITADDRTIIGNNQPDFVYGVTNTFAYSGFDLSVSLYGQQGGEVLNLSRRFIEQLEGNQNQLTTVLNRWRSPEDLGDGVTPRANSRTTGNNNAVSSRWVEDASFLRVQNITLGYQLPQNFIERIRLQQARIYLSGQNLYTWTEYLGYNPEVSGYEGALTGGVDYGAYPLPRTVTLGVNIGF